In Deinococcus sedimenti, a single genomic region encodes these proteins:
- a CDS encoding nitrite/sulfite reductase: MSDIEALKKAVPPFQIFDLIPQYAEQGFIDPERIDLLKWAGVYPQRPQEDGFLMMRVRVPAAEFSSATMREVANIAEEYGRGFLDVTDRQAFQFHWLTIQDIPRIFERLEPLGLHPKGACGDTVRAVIASPLAGLDAREIIDVRPLAHAMEGTLTGNPDFQDLPRKFKMSITAVPELEGIHMINDIGFLAHRVNGEVGFDVWVGGGLGAVAHLSRRLGVFIRPEEVVEVGQAITAAYRDHGYRQNRKKSRLKFLIKDLGVEKFREIVETDYLGRKLQDGPAAPVARFGGNDVLGVQPQADGLNYVVVATTVGRIDPAKARALADLADRYGKGVLRTTAFQNMVIPHVATEDVEALSAELAAIELAPKATIRGTTIACTGNQFCRLALTETKARTADLVDHLEPLTMAMDVPFTINLTGCSNACTRYQVADLGFMGANKTDKDGTVHEVFNVHLAGSIGQAQRTGTKLKGAVPAERLNEYAAAVLAEFQANKQPGESFVEYADRTGHEHFAPDAVLGAREAVTA; this comes from the coding sequence ATGAGTGACATCGAAGCCCTGAAAAAAGCCGTTCCGCCCTTCCAGATTTTCGACCTGATCCCCCAGTACGCCGAGCAGGGCTTCATCGACCCCGAACGGATCGACCTGCTCAAGTGGGCCGGAGTCTACCCGCAGCGCCCGCAGGAGGACGGCTTCCTGATGATGCGCGTCCGCGTGCCCGCCGCCGAGTTCTCCAGCGCGACCATGCGCGAGGTGGCGAACATCGCCGAGGAGTACGGCCGGGGCTTCCTGGACGTCACCGACCGTCAGGCGTTCCAGTTCCACTGGCTGACCATTCAGGACATCCCTCGCATCTTCGAGCGGCTGGAACCGCTGGGCCTGCACCCCAAGGGCGCGTGCGGCGACACCGTGCGCGCCGTGATCGCCAGCCCCCTGGCAGGCCTGGACGCCCGCGAGATCATCGACGTGCGCCCCCTGGCCCACGCCATGGAAGGCACCCTGACCGGGAACCCTGATTTCCAGGACCTGCCGCGCAAGTTCAAGATGAGCATCACGGCGGTGCCGGAACTCGAAGGCATCCACATGATCAACGACATCGGCTTCCTCGCGCACCGCGTGAACGGTGAGGTCGGCTTCGACGTGTGGGTGGGCGGCGGCCTGGGCGCCGTGGCGCACCTGTCCAGGCGGCTGGGCGTGTTCATCCGCCCCGAGGAGGTCGTGGAGGTCGGGCAGGCCATCACCGCCGCGTACCGCGACCACGGCTACCGTCAGAACCGCAAGAAGAGCCGCCTGAAGTTCCTGATCAAGGATCTGGGCGTCGAGAAGTTCCGCGAGATCGTCGAGACCGACTACCTGGGCCGCAAATTGCAGGACGGCCCCGCCGCGCCCGTCGCGCGATTCGGCGGGAACGACGTGCTGGGCGTGCAGCCGCAGGCGGACGGCCTGAACTACGTGGTCGTGGCGACCACCGTGGGCCGCATCGACCCCGCCAAGGCCCGCGCGCTGGCCGATCTGGCCGACCGCTACGGCAAGGGCGTGCTACGCACCACCGCGTTCCAGAACATGGTGATCCCGCACGTCGCCACCGAAGACGTCGAGGCCCTGAGTGCCGAACTGGCCGCCATCGAACTCGCGCCGAAGGCGACCATCCGGGGCACGACCATCGCCTGCACCGGCAACCAGTTCTGCCGCCTCGCGCTGACCGAGACCAAAGCCCGCACCGCCGATCTGGTCGATCACCTCGAACCGCTGACGATGGCGATGGACGTGCCGTTCACGATCAACCTGACCGGGTGCAGCAACGCCTGCACGCGCTACCAGGTGGCCGACCTGGGCTTCATGGGCGCCAACAAGACCGACAAGGACGGCACCGTGCACGAGGTCTTCAACGTGCACCTGGCCGGGAGCATCGGGCAGGCGCAGCGCACCGGCACGAAACTGAAGGGCGCGGTGCCCGCCGAACGCCTGAACGAGTACGCGGCGGCCGTGCTGGCCGAGTTCCAGGCGAACAAGCAGCCGGGCGAGAGCTTCGTGGAGTACGCCGACCGCACCGGGCACGAGCACTTCGCGCCGGACGCCGTGCTGGGCGCGCGCGAGGCGGTCACCGCGTGA
- a CDS encoding DUF4395 domain-containing protein: MIASAPTRTPARTDLSALKFNQVTVVFVTLLAVILTVPALTLVLGAAMLIGAVMPDLSPMRAAYRLLGPALGLKPEVVDEDPRAHHFAQGVGGGFLLASASFTLAGLPIVGAVLGVTVIALAALNLSQKICVGCVMYFQYRRLRYQLLKR, from the coding sequence ATGATTGCCTCCGCCCCCACCCGCACGCCCGCGCGCACCGACCTGAGTGCGCTGAAGTTCAATCAGGTCACGGTGGTCTTCGTGACTCTGCTGGCCGTGATCCTGACCGTCCCGGCGCTGACGCTGGTGCTGGGCGCGGCCATGCTGATCGGGGCCGTCATGCCCGACCTCTCCCCCATGCGCGCCGCGTACCGCCTGCTGGGGCCTGCCCTGGGCCTGAAGCCCGAGGTCGTGGACGAGGACCCCCGCGCGCATCACTTCGCGCAGGGCGTGGGCGGCGGCTTCCTGCTGGCCTCCGCGAGCTTTACACTGGCGGGTCTGCCCATCGTCGGGGCGGTGCTGGGCGTGACCGTGATCGCGCTGGCCGCCCTGAACCTCTCCCAGAAGATCTGCGTGGGCTGCGTCATGTACTTCCAGTACCGCCGCCTCCGCTACCAGCTGCTCAAGCGCTAA
- a CDS encoding phosphoribosyltransferase family protein, whose amino-acid sequence MDTFKVQIGRVTRDLPIVPVSPDIKVALFNMLGDTDVTEEAGRELARKLPADIDVLVTPEVKALSLAHVISRESGKPYIVIRKTQKPYMVDPVAREVVSITTGKPQLLVLDGFDVQKIKGRKVAIVDDVVSSGGTLHSIRQIIEEVGGEVAAVVAVFTEGQERPEVTALGHLPLFK is encoded by the coding sequence GTGGACACGTTCAAGGTTCAGATCGGTCGCGTGACCCGCGACCTGCCCATCGTGCCGGTCTCCCCGGACATCAAGGTCGCCCTGTTCAACATGCTCGGCGACACCGACGTCACCGAGGAAGCCGGGCGCGAACTCGCCCGGAAGCTCCCCGCCGACATCGACGTGCTCGTCACGCCCGAAGTCAAGGCGCTGAGCCTCGCGCACGTCATCAGCCGCGAAAGCGGCAAGCCGTACATCGTCATCCGCAAGACGCAGAAGCCCTACATGGTCGACCCGGTCGCCCGCGAGGTCGTCAGCATCACCACCGGCAAACCGCAACTGCTGGTCCTCGACGGCTTCGACGTGCAGAAGATCAAGGGCCGCAAGGTCGCCATCGTGGACGACGTGGTCTCCAGCGGCGGCACCCTGCACTCCATCCGCCAGATCATCGAGGAAGTCGGCGGGGAAGTCGCGGCGGTCGTCGCCGTGTTCACCGAAGGGCAGGAACGCCCCGAGGTCACGGCTCTGGGCCACCTGCCCCTCTTCAAGTAA
- a CDS encoding phosphoribosyltransferase family protein translates to MTTAPQELTVTIGDVSRTLPTVRAGGMGRVPLVEFIGDSEFTNAAAQAMVALIPEGTEVLLTVVTNALPLTHELSDRSGLPYVCARKKRRTYMQQPLIQDVPSMTLGVAETLWLDGPHAERLKGKRVTIVQDVVASGGTAQALARLVERAGGTVAGYLAAFRQGTPPMEVTALQNLPRTLS, encoded by the coding sequence ATGACCACAGCCCCGCAGGAACTGACCGTCACCATCGGCGACGTGAGCCGCACCCTCCCCACCGTCCGCGCGGGCGGCATGGGCCGCGTGCCCCTGGTGGAATTCATCGGCGACAGCGAATTCACGAACGCCGCCGCACAGGCCATGGTCGCCCTGATCCCAGAAGGCACGGAGGTCCTGCTGACCGTCGTCACGAACGCCCTGCCCCTCACTCACGAACTGAGTGACCGTTCGGGCCTGCCGTACGTGTGCGCCCGCAAGAAACGCCGCACGTACATGCAGCAGCCCCTCATTCAGGACGTGCCCAGCATGACCCTGGGCGTCGCCGAGACCCTCTGGCTGGACGGCCCGCACGCCGAGCGCCTGAAAGGCAAACGCGTGACCATAGTGCAGGACGTCGTCGCCAGTGGCGGCACCGCGCAGGCCCTCGCCCGGCTGGTCGAGCGGGCGGGCGGCACCGTCGCCGGGTACCTCGCCGCGTTCCGCCAGGGCACGCCCCCCATGGAGGTCACGGCCCTGCAGAACCTGCCCCGCACCCTCAGCTGA
- a CDS encoding complex I NDUFA9 subunit family protein, with translation MKILVTGASGFVGKAVVKHLVQDGHDVWAGSRRGEPVGGARGVTLDVTDPGSVQRAAGQADPEVVVHLVGIIAEAGDQTFERVHVEGTRNVLAATPRGARYVHMSALGAREDSGSRYSSSKARAEALVRASGLDWTIFQPSLIFGVGDDFFGRVLRELVSTAPVVPQIGDGSFPFRPVSVQDVAQAFARAAGSRTGLHGTFALTGPEEFTFRQLLDLELGALGKRKPIVPVPLPLMNLAVPLMQVLPKPPITRDQYAMLKEGNTAPNEPARSTFDLPMLRLQDHLPQIVQAALKK, from the coding sequence GTGAAGATACTGGTGACCGGAGCAAGTGGCTTCGTCGGGAAGGCAGTCGTGAAACACCTCGTGCAGGACGGTCATGACGTGTGGGCCGGGAGTCGCCGGGGCGAGCCGGTGGGCGGCGCGCGCGGCGTGACGCTGGACGTCACCGATCCGGGCAGCGTGCAGCGCGCGGCGGGGCAGGCCGACCCGGAGGTCGTCGTGCACCTGGTGGGCATCATCGCGGAGGCCGGGGATCAGACCTTCGAGCGGGTGCATGTCGAGGGGACCCGCAACGTCCTGGCTGCCACGCCGCGCGGCGCGCGCTACGTGCACATGAGTGCCCTGGGCGCCCGCGAGGACAGCGGCAGCCGGTACTCCAGCAGCAAGGCCCGCGCCGAAGCGCTCGTGCGGGCCAGCGGGCTGGACTGGACGATCTTCCAGCCCAGCCTGATCTTCGGCGTCGGAGACGACTTCTTCGGGCGGGTCCTGCGGGAACTCGTGTCCACGGCGCCGGTCGTGCCGCAGATCGGAGACGGGTCGTTCCCGTTCCGACCGGTCAGCGTGCAGGACGTCGCGCAGGCCTTCGCTCGCGCCGCAGGGAGCCGCACCGGCCTGCACGGTACGTTCGCCCTGACCGGGCCGGAGGAGTTCACGTTCCGGCAGCTGCTGGACCTGGAACTCGGGGCGCTCGGGAAACGCAAACCCATCGTGCCGGTGCCGCTGCCGCTGATGAACCTCGCCGTACCGCTGATGCAGGTGCTGCCCAAACCCCCCATCACCCGTGATCAGTACGCGATGCTCAAGGAAGGCAACACCGCGCCGAACGAACCGGCCCGCAGCACCTTCGACCTGCCGATGCTGCGCCTTCAGGATCACCTGCCGCAGATCGTGCAGGCCGCACTGAAGAAGTAA
- a CDS encoding MerR family transcriptional regulator, translated as MFTASEVEAQTGVPATTLRQWERRYGFPRPERSANGYRLYSPHDVAAIQRMQAHLNAGVPASRAAELTQRDLDPTPADPDPQDAAEWSRQLTRALVSSEMDQAATLLGQVHAQLPVEDVLTQVISPTLADIGARWERGEITVAHEHQASAFLRARLSHLMDVAGVQEGFGPLVVAACAPGEEHELGLMMLTLALRRRGVRVAYLGANVPLGDLAVFTRQQGARAVLLALNGDWALRPTREHIRDLDGLGVPLFVGGALPNAQPELAAEFGGVYAGPDAPRAAQLIAAQLHRGEGGST; from the coding sequence ATGTTCACTGCCTCCGAGGTGGAGGCCCAGACCGGCGTACCCGCCACGACCCTGCGGCAGTGGGAGCGCCGTTACGGCTTCCCGCGCCCCGAGCGCAGTGCGAACGGGTACCGCCTGTACTCCCCGCATGACGTGGCCGCCATTCAACGCATGCAGGCGCACCTGAATGCCGGGGTGCCAGCCAGCCGCGCGGCGGAACTCACGCAGCGCGACCTGGATCCCACCCCAGCCGATCCCGACCCGCAGGACGCCGCCGAGTGGTCGCGTCAGCTGACGCGGGCGCTCGTGTCGTCCGAGATGGATCAGGCGGCGACCCTCCTGGGGCAGGTGCACGCCCAGCTGCCAGTCGAGGACGTGCTCACGCAGGTGATCTCCCCGACCCTGGCCGACATCGGGGCGCGCTGGGAGCGCGGCGAGATCACGGTCGCGCACGAGCATCAGGCCAGCGCGTTCCTGCGCGCGCGCCTGTCGCACCTGATGGACGTGGCAGGCGTGCAGGAGGGCTTCGGGCCGCTGGTCGTGGCCGCCTGCGCGCCCGGCGAGGAGCACGAACTGGGCCTGATGATGCTCACCCTGGCCCTGCGCCGCCGGGGCGTGCGGGTCGCCTACCTGGGCGCGAACGTCCCGCTGGGCGACCTGGCGGTGTTCACTCGGCAGCAGGGTGCACGGGCGGTGCTGCTGGCCCTGAACGGCGACTGGGCGCTCAGGCCGACCCGCGAGCACATCCGCGATCTGGACGGGCTGGGTGTGCCGCTGTTCGTGGGCGGTGCGCTGCCCAACGCCCAGCCTGAACTGGCCGCCGAGTTCGGCGGCGTGTACGCCGGGCCGGACGCCCCACGCGCCGCTCAACTGATCGCCGCGCAGCTGCACCGCGGCGAGGGAGGTTCCACGTGA